A window of Gambusia affinis linkage group LG03, SWU_Gaff_1.0, whole genome shotgun sequence contains these coding sequences:
- the tpcn1 gene encoding two pore calcium channel protein 1 isoform X1, giving the protein MASLCGQGTGFHGNQSCNDESPVAISSFGLQLEPDCIDGGGNYDLVNNAVISTPGAQSNKTQNASLKQSWEMNYQEAAIYLQEGENNDKFFSHPRNPKALAAYLFAHNHLFYMMELVTGLLLMMLSLCEAPAVPSLRLDVYVHATLELLALLLVGFELCMKLRWLGFHTFIRHKRTMVKACVLLLQFVEAIVVLIRQTSHMRVTRALRPIFLVDCRYCGAVRRNLRQLFQSLPSFIDILLLLLFFMVIFAILGFCLFSTNTADPYFSSLENSLVSLFVLLTTANFPDVMMPAYSKNRWSCMFFIVYLSIELYFIMNLLLAVVFDTFNDVEKMKFKSLLLHKRSAIDHAFQLLVSRQRPMGVSLKQFDGLMRFYRPRMSARDRFLTFKALNTSGAPTLSLEDFYKFYEVIGLKWKPRRSREHWFDDLPHTAFLIFKGIHLVVKSKAFQYAMYVVVAINGVWILVETFRMNSGYSWSESVPVSYIVFLTIYGVEVLLKIAGLGPLAYFSSGWNLFDFSVTVFAFLGLIALAFKMEPFYFIVVLRPFQLLRLFKIKLRYRNVLDTMFELFPRMASLGLTLIIFYYSFAIVGMEFFADVVFPNCCNTSTVADSYRQINKTFGNKTVLDEGYYYLNNFNDILSSFVTLFELTVVNNWYITMEGVTSMTSHWSRLYFMTFYIVTMVVMTIIVAFILDAFVFRMNYSRKNREPVDNPEDENGIVFDVEVRRDEAFATLELYKQTSPTLSSLSSLAAVLQAMDKSGHTFLVYLGRRSRTKSDLSMKMYEEEIQEWYAEYSRECLPQEDENLNLDLNSPVTSPAPFQEHQLNSQSEHHGIN; this is encoded by the exons ATGGCGTCCTTGTGTGGACAGGgaactggtttccatggtaatcAGTCCTGTAATGATGAGAGTCCAGTTGCAATCTCCTCCTTTGGCTTACAGTTAGAGCCTGACTGCATCG atggAGGAGGCAATTATGACCTAGTGAACAATGCTGTGATTTCCACACCTGGGGCACAGAGcaacaaaacccaaaatgcGTCTTTAAAGCAAAGCTGGGAGATGAACTACCAAGAGGCAGCCATATACCTGCAG GAAGGAGAGAACAATGACAAGTTCTTCAGTCACCCTCGGAACCCAAAAGCACTGGCGGCATACCTGTTCGCCCACAATCATCTATTCTACATGATGGAGCTGGTGACGggtctgctgctgatgatgctgTCGCTGTGTGAAGCTCCCGCCGTCCCCTCGCTGCGCTTGGACGTCTAC GTTCATGCCACTCTGGAGCTGCTGGCTTTGCTTCTGGTGGGATTTGAGCTCTGCATGAAACTTCGCTGGCTAGGCTTCCACACGTTTATACGACACAAGAGGACCATGGTGAAG GCgtgtgtgctgctgctgcagtttgtagAGGCCATCGTGGTTCTGATCAGACAGACGTCTCACATGCGAGTGACCCGAGCTCTGAGACCGATTTTTCTGGTGGACTGCAGATACTGCGGTGCTGTGCGCAG AAACTTGCGTCAGCTCTTCCAGTCACTCCCATCTTTTATTGACATCCTCctgcttctgcttttcttcatgGTCATATTTGCCATCTTGG GTTTCTGTCTCTTCTCTACAAACACAGCTGACCCT TACTTCAGCTCTTTGGAGAACAGCCTCGTCAGCCTGTTTGTGTTGCTTACCACAGCaaa TTTTCCTGATGTGATGATGCCAGCGTACTCGAAGAACCGCTGGTCCTGCATGTTCTTCATCGTCTACCTTTCCATAGAGCTCTACTTCATCATGAACCTG CTCCTCGCCGTTGTGTTCGATACATTTAACGACGTGGAGAAGATGAAGTTTAAGTCTCTGTTGCTTCATAAACGCTCTGCCATTGACCACGCCTTTCAGCTGCTGGTTAGCCGGCAG AGGCCGATGGGAGTGTCTCTGAAACAGTTTGATGGTTTGATGCGATTCTACAGGCCTCGAATGTCTGCAAGAGACCGTTTTCTCACATTTAAAGCTCTGAATACATCAGGGGCTCCAACGCTTAG cCTGGAAGACTTTTATAAGTTTTATGAGGTCATTGGATTAAAATGGAAG ccGCGACGAAGTCGAGAACACTGGTTTGACGACCTTCCTCATACAGCCTTCCTCATTTTCAAGG GCATCCACCTGGTGGTGAAGTCTAAGGCCTTCCAGTACGCCATGT ATGTGGTGGTGGCCATTAATGGTGTGTGGATCCTTGTGGAGACGTTCAGAATGAACA GTGGATACTCTTGGTCTGAATCCGTTCCCGTGAGTTACATCGTTTTCCTGACGA TTTACGGTGTGGAAGTGCTGCTGAAAATAGCAGGTTTGGGGCCGTTGGCTTATTTCAGCTCTGGCTGGAATCT GTTTGACTTCTCTGTGACTGTGTTCGCCTTCTTGGGGCTGATCGCTCTGGCTTTCAAAATGGAGCCGTTCTACTTCATTGTAGTTCTTAGACCATTCCAGTTGCTCCG ACTGTTCAAGATAAAGCTGCGGTACCGCAATGTGTTGGACACCATGTTTGAGCTCTTCCCCAGGATGGCCAGTCTGGGCCTGACTTTAATCATCTTTTATTACTCCTTTGCCATTGTGGGTATGGAGTTCTTCGCAGATGTGGTTTTCCCAAACTGCTGCAA CACCAGCACAGTGGCAGATTCCTACAGACagatcaacaaaacatttggcaACAAAACCGTGTTGGATGAAGGCTATTATTATCTCAACAATTTTAACGACATCCTCAGCAGCTTTG TGACGCTGTTTGAGCTGACTGTGGTCAACAACTGGTACATCACCATG GAAGGAGTGACGTCTATGACGAGCCACTGGAGCCGTCTGTACTTCATGACTTTTTACATTGTTACGATG GTTGTGATGACAATCATTGTGGCTTTCATCCTGGATGCTTTTGTGTTCCGCATGAACTACAGTCGCAAGAACCGGGAACCAGTGGATAATCCAGAGG ATGAAAATGGGATAGTGTTTGATGTAGAGGTGAGGAGAGATGAAGCGTTCGCCACCCTGGAGTTGTACAAACAGACGTCCCCGACACTGTCTTCACTCAGCTCTCTGGCTGCCGTCCTGCAAGCTATGGACAAGAGTGGG cacACATTTCTGGTTTACTTGGGACGAAGATCAAGAACAAAGAGTGACCTTAGTATGAAAATGTACGAGGAGGAGATACAG GAGTGGTATGCAGAGTATTCAAGGGAATGTTTGCCTCAAGAAGATGAAAACCTAAACCTGGATCTGAACAGTCCCGTCACCAGTCCAGCTCCCTTCCAAGAACATCAGCTGAACTCGCAGAGCGAACATCACGGCATTAACTAA
- the tpcn1 gene encoding two pore calcium channel protein 1 isoform X2, which translates to MESDDDVPLILTWDEANSGLLNEEETERGDQNGGGNYDLVNNAVISTPGAQSNKTQNASLKQSWEMNYQEAAIYLQEGENNDKFFSHPRNPKALAAYLFAHNHLFYMMELVTGLLLMMLSLCEAPAVPSLRLDVYVHATLELLALLLVGFELCMKLRWLGFHTFIRHKRTMVKACVLLLQFVEAIVVLIRQTSHMRVTRALRPIFLVDCRYCGAVRRNLRQLFQSLPSFIDILLLLLFFMVIFAILGFCLFSTNTADPYFSSLENSLVSLFVLLTTANFPDVMMPAYSKNRWSCMFFIVYLSIELYFIMNLLLAVVFDTFNDVEKMKFKSLLLHKRSAIDHAFQLLVSRQRPMGVSLKQFDGLMRFYRPRMSARDRFLTFKALNTSGAPTLSLEDFYKFYEVIGLKWKPRRSREHWFDDLPHTAFLIFKGIHLVVKSKAFQYAMYVVVAINGVWILVETFRMNSGYSWSESVPVSYIVFLTIYGVEVLLKIAGLGPLAYFSSGWNLFDFSVTVFAFLGLIALAFKMEPFYFIVVLRPFQLLRLFKIKLRYRNVLDTMFELFPRMASLGLTLIIFYYSFAIVGMEFFADVVFPNCCNTSTVADSYRQINKTFGNKTVLDEGYYYLNNFNDILSSFVTLFELTVVNNWYITMEGVTSMTSHWSRLYFMTFYIVTMVVMTIIVAFILDAFVFRMNYSRKNREPVDNPEDENGIVFDVEVRRDEAFATLELYKQTSPTLSSLSSLAAVLQAMDKSGHTFLVYLGRRSRTKSDLSMKMYEEEIQEWYAEYSRECLPQEDENLNLDLNSPVTSPAPFQEHQLNSQSEHHGIN; encoded by the exons ATGGAGTCTGACGACGACGTGCCTCTCATTTTGACGTGGGACGAGGCAAATAGCGGTCTGCTGAACGAAGAGGAGACTGAAAGAGGAGACCAAA atggAGGAGGCAATTATGACCTAGTGAACAATGCTGTGATTTCCACACCTGGGGCACAGAGcaacaaaacccaaaatgcGTCTTTAAAGCAAAGCTGGGAGATGAACTACCAAGAGGCAGCCATATACCTGCAG GAAGGAGAGAACAATGACAAGTTCTTCAGTCACCCTCGGAACCCAAAAGCACTGGCGGCATACCTGTTCGCCCACAATCATCTATTCTACATGATGGAGCTGGTGACGggtctgctgctgatgatgctgTCGCTGTGTGAAGCTCCCGCCGTCCCCTCGCTGCGCTTGGACGTCTAC GTTCATGCCACTCTGGAGCTGCTGGCTTTGCTTCTGGTGGGATTTGAGCTCTGCATGAAACTTCGCTGGCTAGGCTTCCACACGTTTATACGACACAAGAGGACCATGGTGAAG GCgtgtgtgctgctgctgcagtttgtagAGGCCATCGTGGTTCTGATCAGACAGACGTCTCACATGCGAGTGACCCGAGCTCTGAGACCGATTTTTCTGGTGGACTGCAGATACTGCGGTGCTGTGCGCAG AAACTTGCGTCAGCTCTTCCAGTCACTCCCATCTTTTATTGACATCCTCctgcttctgcttttcttcatgGTCATATTTGCCATCTTGG GTTTCTGTCTCTTCTCTACAAACACAGCTGACCCT TACTTCAGCTCTTTGGAGAACAGCCTCGTCAGCCTGTTTGTGTTGCTTACCACAGCaaa TTTTCCTGATGTGATGATGCCAGCGTACTCGAAGAACCGCTGGTCCTGCATGTTCTTCATCGTCTACCTTTCCATAGAGCTCTACTTCATCATGAACCTG CTCCTCGCCGTTGTGTTCGATACATTTAACGACGTGGAGAAGATGAAGTTTAAGTCTCTGTTGCTTCATAAACGCTCTGCCATTGACCACGCCTTTCAGCTGCTGGTTAGCCGGCAG AGGCCGATGGGAGTGTCTCTGAAACAGTTTGATGGTTTGATGCGATTCTACAGGCCTCGAATGTCTGCAAGAGACCGTTTTCTCACATTTAAAGCTCTGAATACATCAGGGGCTCCAACGCTTAG cCTGGAAGACTTTTATAAGTTTTATGAGGTCATTGGATTAAAATGGAAG ccGCGACGAAGTCGAGAACACTGGTTTGACGACCTTCCTCATACAGCCTTCCTCATTTTCAAGG GCATCCACCTGGTGGTGAAGTCTAAGGCCTTCCAGTACGCCATGT ATGTGGTGGTGGCCATTAATGGTGTGTGGATCCTTGTGGAGACGTTCAGAATGAACA GTGGATACTCTTGGTCTGAATCCGTTCCCGTGAGTTACATCGTTTTCCTGACGA TTTACGGTGTGGAAGTGCTGCTGAAAATAGCAGGTTTGGGGCCGTTGGCTTATTTCAGCTCTGGCTGGAATCT GTTTGACTTCTCTGTGACTGTGTTCGCCTTCTTGGGGCTGATCGCTCTGGCTTTCAAAATGGAGCCGTTCTACTTCATTGTAGTTCTTAGACCATTCCAGTTGCTCCG ACTGTTCAAGATAAAGCTGCGGTACCGCAATGTGTTGGACACCATGTTTGAGCTCTTCCCCAGGATGGCCAGTCTGGGCCTGACTTTAATCATCTTTTATTACTCCTTTGCCATTGTGGGTATGGAGTTCTTCGCAGATGTGGTTTTCCCAAACTGCTGCAA CACCAGCACAGTGGCAGATTCCTACAGACagatcaacaaaacatttggcaACAAAACCGTGTTGGATGAAGGCTATTATTATCTCAACAATTTTAACGACATCCTCAGCAGCTTTG TGACGCTGTTTGAGCTGACTGTGGTCAACAACTGGTACATCACCATG GAAGGAGTGACGTCTATGACGAGCCACTGGAGCCGTCTGTACTTCATGACTTTTTACATTGTTACGATG GTTGTGATGACAATCATTGTGGCTTTCATCCTGGATGCTTTTGTGTTCCGCATGAACTACAGTCGCAAGAACCGGGAACCAGTGGATAATCCAGAGG ATGAAAATGGGATAGTGTTTGATGTAGAGGTGAGGAGAGATGAAGCGTTCGCCACCCTGGAGTTGTACAAACAGACGTCCCCGACACTGTCTTCACTCAGCTCTCTGGCTGCCGTCCTGCAAGCTATGGACAAGAGTGGG cacACATTTCTGGTTTACTTGGGACGAAGATCAAGAACAAAGAGTGACCTTAGTATGAAAATGTACGAGGAGGAGATACAG GAGTGGTATGCAGAGTATTCAAGGGAATGTTTGCCTCAAGAAGATGAAAACCTAAACCTGGATCTGAACAGTCCCGTCACCAGTCCAGCTCCCTTCCAAGAACATCAGCTGAACTCGCAGAGCGAACATCACGGCATTAACTAA
- the iqcd gene encoding dynein regulatory complex protein 10, producing MLPSDNMLSKEATTTTTTITTTTTATTATTTTTTTTTTEDPPLKPARKLSSEAQCISRVLKNCISQVEITTALGNIIQFYSVSGVVDEDLSKLLQAHQVLVERLVMVECQKLDGLQGKQSEEVKKREIVQVREKIKNSVRDVLRFFRVHPNVFWSLREEINMEVDKNERVLIRMLQMFHNYVEKRLCAENQLRVPQRQQPSFLDKTLELLSLEEEDSAAILKNLDQMILQKDREIKNLEKYFKEQHKQAEQELALQEEQEKLNLTILSAEKRNLTEKTEQLNLELLTLMTENRKAERILQHENDGLRRETEHILQTFDRDMHAIQTKLELTEKNYEKELEEVRKLQEPYSILEEKYLEIQEKRRLAEEKRQEELRKLQLKTKASIIIQAWWRGYTVRKSLKSKTKKGKKGKKGKGKGKGKGKGKKGK from the exons ATGCTACCAAGCGACAACATGTTATCTAAAGAAGcaacaacaactacaacaacaataacaacaacaacaacagcaacaacagcaacaacaacaacaacaacaacaacaacaacagaagacCCTCCATTGAAGCCAGCCAGGAAGCTTTCTTCTGAAGCTCAATGTATTTCAAGAGTACTAAAAAACTGCATCAGTCAAGTTGAGATTACAACAGCTCTAGGAAACATCATCCAGTTTTATTCTGTGTCAGGTGTTGTGGATGAGGACTTGAGTAAGCTTCTTCAAGCACATCAGGTATTAGTGGAAAGACTGGTGATGGTTGAATGTCAGAAGCTAGATGGGTTGCAAGGCAAACAGTCAGAAGAAGTAAAGAAGAGAGAGATAGTCCAAGTTAGAGAGAAGATAAAAAACTCAGTCAGAGATGTGCTGAGATTTTTCAGAGTCCATCCAAATGTCTTTTGGAGCTTAAGAGAAGAGATTAATATGGAAGTAGACAAGAATGAGCGCGTATTAATCAGGATGCTTCAGATGTTTCACAACTATGTGGAGAAAAGGTTGTGTGCTGAAAATCAGCTGCGTGTACCCCAGAGACAACAGCCTTCGTTTCTCGACAAAACTCTGGAGCTACTGAGTTTAGAGGAAGAAGACTCGGCTGCAATCTTGAAGAACTTAGATCAAATG ATCTTGCAGAAGGACCGTGAGATAAAGAACctggagaaatattttaaagagcaaCATAAGCAAGCTGAGCAAGAGTTGGCTCTCCAAGAGGAACAGGAGAAGCTAAATTTGACTATATTAAGCGCTGAGAAACGGAATctcacagaaaaaacagaacagctgaaCCTGGAGCTCCTCACCCTGatgactgaaaacagaaaggCAGAGAGAATTCTGCAGCAT gaAAATGACGGTTTGAGGAGagaaactgaacacattttacAAACCTTTGACAGGGACATGCATGCAATTCAg ACTAAGCTGGAACTGACGGAAAAGAATTATGaaaaggagctggaggaggtgaGGAAGCTGCAGGAACCCTATTCTATTCTAGAGGAGAAGTACTTAGAGATCCAGGAGAAGAGGCGTCTGGCAgaagagaagagacaggaggagttgaggaagctgcagctgaagacCAAAGCTTCTATCATCATCCAGGCTTGGTGGAGAGGGTACACTGTCCGCAAGTCCTTGAAGAGCAAGACCAAGAAGggcaaaaagggaaaaaaggggAAGGGCAAAGGCAAAGGCAAGGGCAAGGGCAAGAAAGGCAAATAA